A window of Frankiaceae bacterium contains these coding sequences:
- a CDS encoding L,D-transpeptidase family protein, producing the protein MARLPRKAKAFLTVGLVCVLVGAPTGVGYAAYSSDAAMRGKLPAGAEIAGVDVSRLQRAEAVAKVTAAVERDWDRRATVTVAGKTYTTTLRRLGIKHDVEAAVARAFETAETGNWLTRAWHRLVDGTDAPREDVEVTAYDPTGLTRLAARAVRDATIAPVNGGVAESGGWLTFTSSRPGRTLDAKAVVRAFEKSLADGKKREVAPTVVAPATAEVGTAVLVRTGENKLYLYKNGRIARTFGVATGSPEYPTPTGRFEVTLKRFLPTWVNPWSKWSMNEPATIGPGPDNPLGTRALNISAPGIRIHGTPAWNSIGYNVSHGCIRMRMPDVEALYPLVPQGAPVFIVRAAPPRLPGAKTPAADAANAADGG; encoded by the coding sequence GCGCGGCAAGCTGCCCGCGGGCGCCGAGATCGCCGGCGTGGACGTCTCGCGCCTCCAGCGGGCCGAGGCCGTGGCCAAGGTGACCGCCGCCGTCGAACGCGACTGGGACCGCCGCGCCACCGTGACCGTCGCCGGGAAGACGTACACGACGACCCTGCGCCGCCTGGGCATCAAGCACGACGTCGAGGCCGCGGTGGCGCGGGCGTTCGAGACGGCCGAGACCGGCAACTGGCTGACCCGCGCGTGGCACCGGCTCGTGGACGGCACCGACGCGCCGCGCGAGGACGTCGAGGTGACGGCGTACGACCCCACGGGGCTCACCCGCCTCGCCGCGCGCGCCGTCCGCGACGCCACCATCGCGCCGGTCAACGGCGGCGTGGCCGAGTCGGGCGGGTGGCTGACGTTCACGTCGTCGAGGCCGGGCAGGACGCTCGACGCCAAGGCCGTCGTGAGGGCGTTCGAGAAGTCGCTGGCCGACGGGAAGAAGCGCGAGGTGGCGCCGACCGTCGTCGCGCCGGCGACGGCGGAGGTCGGCACCGCCGTGCTCGTCCGAACCGGGGAGAACAAGCTCTACCTCTACAAGAACGGCCGCATCGCGCGGACGTTCGGCGTCGCGACCGGGTCGCCGGAGTACCCCACGCCGACCGGGCGCTTCGAGGTCACGCTCAAGCGCTTCCTGCCGACGTGGGTCAACCCCTGGTCGAAGTGGTCGATGAACGAGCCCGCCACCATCGGCCCGGGCCCCGACAACCCCCTCGGCACCCGCGCGCTCAACATCAGCGCCCCCGGCATCCGCATCCACGGCACGCCGGCGTGGAACTCCATCGGCTACAACGTCAGCCACGGCTGCATCCGGATGCGGATGCCCGACGTGGAGGCGCTGTACCCGCTGGTGCCGCAGGGGGCGCCGGTTTTCATCGTCCGCGCGGCGCCGCCGCGGCTGCCCGGCGCGAAGACCCCGGCCGCCGACGCCGCGAACGCCGCCGACGGGGGCTGA
- a CDS encoding DUF4328 domain-containing protein, which produces MTTTYDADDAAFRAKPLVRFLYLNVPVWAAAAVLTFTLDTSAGYARGDDFDRQVTMIGTCFALYVVTGVLWVRWFKAVAYRTQVAGRARFRDAWWFWAWVIPGASLVLPKMMVNDAWRAPDPTHGPEPLPAAVQWWWALWVATGVANFVGNRLDVDVSPGLGKALAAAYFVATAVEAVLAVRVVRFLTARDRLLGTSPASV; this is translated from the coding sequence ATGACGACGACGTACGACGCCGACGACGCCGCGTTCAGGGCGAAGCCGCTGGTGCGGTTCCTCTACCTGAACGTCCCGGTGTGGGCCGCGGCCGCGGTGCTGACGTTCACCCTGGACACCAGCGCGGGCTACGCCCGTGGCGACGACTTCGACCGCCAGGTCACGATGATCGGCACGTGCTTCGCGCTCTACGTCGTGACCGGCGTGCTGTGGGTGCGCTGGTTCAAGGCGGTCGCGTACCGCACCCAGGTCGCCGGGCGCGCGCGGTTCCGCGATGCCTGGTGGTTCTGGGCGTGGGTGATCCCCGGCGCGTCGCTCGTGCTGCCCAAGATGATGGTCAACGACGCGTGGCGGGCACCCGACCCGACGCACGGCCCGGAGCCGCTGCCCGCGGCGGTCCAGTGGTGGTGGGCGCTCTGGGTGGCGACCGGCGTCGCGAACTTCGTCGGCAACCGCCTCGACGTCGACGTGAGCCCCGGACTCGGCAAGGCGCTGGCGGCGGCGTACTTCGTCGCCACGGCGGTGGAGGCGGTCCTGGCCGTCCGCGTCGTCCGGTTCCTCACCGCGAGGGACAGGCTCCTCGGCACGAGCCCCGCGAGCGTCTAG
- a CDS encoding aconitate hydratase: MTDDAGLSTPVELIEALYARLPERVETARRRLGRPVTFAEKILFNHMRDAEGQGVERGVDYGEYQPDRVAMQDATAQMALLQFMTARLPKVAVPSTVHCDHLILAQHDAKRDLLAAVDTNKEVYDFLQSVSAKYGIGFWKPGSGIIHQVVLEHYAFPGGMMIGTDSHTPNAGGLGMAAIGVGGADAVDVMTGGPFGVRVPKLIGVKLTGRLNGWASAKDVILVLAGILTVKGGTGAIVEYFGDGARTLSCTGKGTICNMGAELGATTSIFPYDEKMAAYLKATGRESYATLADGVAEHLRADDEVEADPEAYFDRVVEIDLSTLEPHLVGPHTPDLARPVSRMAADAAENDYPLEFTNALVGSCTNSSYEDMSRAAHVARQAAAHGVKAVTPLLVTPGSEQVRATIERDGQMAALEEIGATVLANACGPCIGQWQRNDLPPGTRNSILNTYNRNFPKRNDGRAETLSFIGSPELVVAQSLVGRLDFNPVTDPVTAADGTTFMLEPPVAPELPESFSSGEMGFLAPPADGSSVEIVVREDSDRLQLLEPFAPWDGGDFLDCPVLMKAQGKCTTDHISPAGPWLRFRGHLDRISDNLFIGAINAYTGEAGRGVNVLTGATDGYSAVARDYKAKGVRWVAVGDENYGEGSSREHAAMEPRFLGGVAVLARSFARIHETNLKKQGMLPLTFADPASYDLIREDDRLDIVGVASLAPGQPVKVVARHADGTQDEFETTHTMSDEHIAWFRAGSSLNVLTAS; this comes from the coding sequence ATGACTGACGACGCCGGCCTGTCCACCCCGGTGGAGCTGATCGAGGCGCTGTACGCGCGCCTCCCCGAGCGCGTCGAGACCGCGCGCCGGCGGCTTGGCCGCCCGGTGACGTTCGCGGAGAAGATCCTCTTCAACCACATGCGCGACGCCGAGGGCCAGGGCGTCGAACGCGGCGTCGACTACGGCGAGTACCAGCCCGACCGCGTCGCCATGCAGGACGCGACCGCGCAGATGGCGCTGCTGCAGTTCATGACCGCGCGGCTGCCGAAGGTGGCCGTCCCGAGCACCGTCCACTGCGACCACCTGATCCTCGCCCAGCACGACGCCAAGCGGGACCTCCTCGCCGCCGTCGACACCAACAAGGAGGTCTACGACTTCCTGCAGTCGGTGTCGGCGAAGTACGGCATCGGCTTCTGGAAGCCGGGGTCCGGGATCATCCACCAGGTCGTCCTGGAGCACTACGCGTTCCCCGGCGGCATGATGATCGGCACCGACTCCCACACGCCGAACGCCGGCGGCCTCGGCATGGCCGCGATCGGCGTCGGCGGCGCGGACGCGGTCGACGTCATGACCGGGGGGCCGTTCGGCGTCCGCGTGCCCAAGCTCATCGGCGTCAAGCTGACCGGCCGGCTCAACGGCTGGGCCAGCGCCAAGGACGTCATCCTCGTGCTCGCCGGCATCCTCACCGTCAAGGGCGGCACCGGCGCGATCGTCGAGTACTTCGGCGACGGCGCGCGCACGCTCTCGTGCACAGGCAAGGGGACGATCTGCAACATGGGCGCCGAGCTCGGCGCGACCACGTCGATCTTCCCGTACGACGAGAAGATGGCCGCCTACCTGAAGGCCACCGGCCGCGAGTCGTACGCCACCCTCGCCGACGGCGTCGCCGAGCACCTGCGCGCCGACGACGAGGTCGAGGCCGACCCGGAGGCGTACTTCGACCGCGTCGTCGAGATCGACCTCTCGACGCTGGAGCCGCACCTCGTCGGCCCGCACACCCCCGACCTCGCGCGCCCCGTGTCGCGGATGGCCGCGGACGCCGCCGAGAACGACTACCCGCTGGAGTTCACCAACGCGCTCGTCGGCTCGTGCACCAACTCCTCCTACGAGGACATGAGCCGCGCCGCGCACGTCGCGCGCCAGGCGGCCGCGCACGGCGTCAAGGCCGTCACGCCGCTGCTCGTCACGCCCGGCTCGGAGCAGGTGCGCGCGACCATCGAGCGCGACGGCCAGATGGCCGCGCTCGAGGAGATCGGCGCGACCGTCCTCGCCAACGCCTGCGGCCCGTGCATCGGCCAGTGGCAGCGCAACGATCTGCCGCCCGGCACCCGCAACTCGATCCTCAACACGTACAACCGCAACTTCCCCAAGCGCAACGACGGCCGCGCCGAGACGCTGTCGTTCATCGGCTCGCCGGAGCTCGTCGTCGCGCAGTCGCTCGTCGGGCGGCTCGACTTCAACCCCGTGACGGACCCGGTGACGGCGGCCGACGGGACGACGTTCATGCTGGAGCCGCCGGTGGCGCCGGAGCTGCCGGAGTCGTTCTCGTCGGGCGAGATGGGCTTCCTCGCGCCGCCGGCCGACGGCTCGTCGGTGGAGATCGTGGTGCGCGAGGACAGCGACCGGCTGCAGCTGCTGGAGCCGTTCGCGCCGTGGGACGGCGGGGACTTCCTCGACTGCCCCGTGCTCATGAAGGCGCAGGGCAAGTGCACCACCGACCACATCAGCCCGGCGGGTCCGTGGCTGCGCTTCCGCGGTCACCTCGACCGCATCAGCGACAACCTCTTCATCGGCGCGATCAACGCGTACACCGGTGAGGCGGGGCGGGGCGTCAACGTCCTCACGGGAGCGACCGACGGCTACTCGGCCGTCGCGCGCGACTACAAGGCGAAGGGCGTGCGCTGGGTCGCCGTCGGCGACGAGAACTACGGCGAGGGCTCGTCGCGCGAGCACGCCGCGATGGAGCCGCGGTTCCTCGGCGGCGTCGCGGTGCTCGCGCGGTCGTTCGCGCGCATCCACGAGACCAACCTGAAGAAGCAGGGGATGCTGCCGCTGACGTTCGCCGACCCGGCGTCGTACGACCTCATCCGCGAGGACGACAGGCTCGACATCGTGGGCGTGGCGTCGCTGGCGCCCGGTCAGCCGGTGAAGGTCGTGGCGCGGCACGCGGACGGGACGCAGGACGAGTTCGAGACGACGCACACGATGAGCGACGAGCACATCGCGTGGTTCCGCGCCGGCTCGTCGCTCAACGTGCTCACTGCGTCGTAA
- a CDS encoding helix-turn-helix domain-containing protein: MPKVSAETLEARRREILDGARRAFARWGFEGATVRRLEEETGLSRGAIFHHFRDKESLFLAVAEDDALEMASTVAEHGLVQVMRDLRTSDAGWLGTQLEVVRRMRTDPAFRRRWAARTARLAKAATERLERQREAGAVRTDSPVETQVAFLLLVMDGLVLHRAMGQAPTGLDAVLDLVESAVRNP, translated from the coding sequence GTGCCGAAGGTCAGTGCGGAGACGTTGGAGGCGAGGCGCCGCGAGATCCTCGACGGTGCGCGCAGGGCGTTCGCGCGGTGGGGGTTCGAGGGCGCGACCGTACGCCGCCTCGAAGAGGAGACGGGCCTGTCGCGCGGCGCGATCTTCCACCACTTCCGCGACAAGGAGTCGCTCTTCCTCGCCGTCGCCGAGGACGACGCGCTGGAGATGGCGTCGACCGTCGCCGAGCACGGCCTCGTGCAGGTCATGCGCGACCTCCGTACGTCCGACGCCGGGTGGCTGGGGACGCAGCTCGAGGTCGTACGCCGCATGCGCACGGACCCGGCGTTCCGCCGCCGGTGGGCGGCGCGGACGGCGCGGCTCGCGAAGGCCGCGACCGAGCGGCTCGAACGCCAGCGCGAGGCCGGCGCGGTCCGCACCGACTCCCCCGTCGAGACGCAGGTGGCGTTCCTCCTGCTCGTCATGGACGGGCTCGTGCTGCACCGCGCGATGGGCCAGGCTCCGACCGGCCTCGACGCGGTCCTCGACCTCGTGGAGTCGGCGGTCAGGAACCCGTAA
- a CDS encoding SigE family RNA polymerase sigma factor, with protein sequence MNDFEEFVRARTPALLRSAYLLTGDQHAAEDLVQAALERTALRWRRIDRGGGVDGYVRTVMYRLQVDRWRRRSYSAEQVTDAPPERAGGDPYTGADTRLALRTALARLTPKQRAVLVLRFYEDLGEARTAEVLGCSVGTVKSQTHLALKRLRETSPELAHLLSEGALA encoded by the coding sequence ATGAACGACTTCGAGGAGTTCGTCAGGGCGCGCACCCCCGCGCTGCTGCGGTCGGCGTACCTCCTGACCGGCGACCAGCACGCCGCCGAGGACCTCGTCCAGGCCGCGCTGGAGCGCACCGCGCTGCGCTGGCGCAGGATCGACCGTGGCGGCGGCGTGGACGGGTACGTGCGCACGGTCATGTACCGGCTCCAGGTCGACCGGTGGCGGCGGCGCTCGTACTCCGCCGAGCAGGTCACCGACGCGCCGCCGGAGCGGGCCGGCGGCGATCCGTACACCGGCGCCGACACCCGCCTCGCGCTGCGCACCGCGCTCGCCAGGCTCACGCCGAAGCAGCGGGCCGTGCTCGTGCTGCGCTTCTACGAGGACCTCGGCGAGGCGCGTACCGCAGAGGTCCTCGGCTGCTCGGTCGGGACCGTCAAGAGCCAGACCCACCTCGCGCTGAAGCGGCTGAGGGAGACCTCGCCCGAGCTCGCGCACCTGCTCTCCGAAGGGGCACTCGCATGA
- a CDS encoding Zn-dependent alcohol dehydrogenase, producing the protein MTRAAVLRDHAAPLDVVDVTLDPTGPEQVRVRLAATGVCHSDLSIVRGALRHPLPAVPGHEGAGVVTEVGSAVTKVEAGDHVILNWTPACGACFFCGRNEPWLCDRAAADALKAPYATLDGERLLPVLGAGAFAEETLVLERAVVKIPDDVPFEIAALVGCAVTTGFGAVTNTAQVQPGDTVVVVGCGGVGLSIVQGAKHAGAERIVAVDLTDAKRALAKDLGATDTVDGADDVESAVRALTEGRGADHAFEAIGRADTIKTAYRVTRRGGNVVVVGAGRHDDLVSFSALELFFQARKLIGCVYGSADVARDFPRILGLYQSGALDLDRLITQRVTLDGVNDALSAMEAGEGARTVVVF; encoded by the coding sequence ATGACGAGGGCCGCCGTACTCCGCGACCATGCCGCGCCGCTCGACGTCGTCGACGTCACGCTCGACCCGACCGGTCCCGAGCAGGTCCGCGTACGCCTCGCCGCGACCGGCGTCTGCCACTCCGACCTGTCGATCGTGCGCGGCGCGCTGCGTCACCCGCTGCCCGCGGTCCCCGGTCACGAGGGCGCCGGCGTCGTCACCGAGGTCGGCTCGGCCGTGACCAAGGTCGAGGCCGGCGACCACGTCATCCTCAACTGGACCCCTGCCTGCGGCGCCTGCTTCTTCTGCGGCAGGAACGAGCCGTGGCTCTGCGACCGCGCGGCCGCCGACGCGCTGAAGGCGCCGTACGCCACCCTCGACGGCGAACGCCTGCTGCCCGTGCTCGGCGCGGGCGCGTTCGCCGAGGAGACCCTCGTCCTCGAACGCGCCGTCGTGAAGATCCCCGACGACGTGCCGTTCGAGATCGCCGCGCTGGTCGGGTGCGCGGTCACGACCGGCTTCGGCGCCGTGACCAACACCGCCCAGGTGCAGCCGGGCGACACCGTGGTCGTCGTCGGCTGCGGCGGCGTCGGCCTGTCGATCGTCCAGGGCGCGAAGCACGCGGGCGCGGAACGCATCGTCGCCGTCGACCTCACCGACGCCAAGCGGGCGCTCGCGAAGGACCTCGGCGCCACCGACACGGTCGACGGCGCGGACGACGTGGAGAGCGCGGTCCGGGCGCTGACGGAGGGGCGCGGGGCGGACCACGCGTTCGAGGCGATCGGGCGGGCGGACACGATCAAGACGGCGTACCGCGTGACGAGACGAGGCGGCAACGTCGTCGTCGTCGGCGCGGGACGGCACGACGACCTGGTGTCGTTCAGCGCGCTGGAGCTGTTCTTCCAGGCGCGGAAGCTGATCGGCTGCGTGTACGGCTCCGCCGACGTCGCGCGCGACTTCCCGCGCATCCTCGGCCTCTACCAGAGTGGCGCACTCGACCTCGACCGGCTCATCACACAGCGCGTGACGCTCGACGGCGTCAACGACGCGCTGTCCGCGATGGAGGCCGGCGAAGGAGCTCGCACGGTGGTGGTGTTCTGA
- a CDS encoding SDR family oxidoreductase encodes MDLGLTGRCYVVTGASRGLGRATAGALSADGAYVVLNGRSGDSLAAAVADLGAERAEGVPGSLGDPALADRLVATALTRFGRLDGALISVGGPPAGGVLDTTDEAWRAAFEEVFLGAVRLARTVAAAVGEGGAVGLVLSTSVRAPLGGLAISNGLRPGLAMAAKTLANEVGPRGVRVFGLLPGRMATDRVAELDALSGDADAARERNSAGIPLRRYGDPAEFGRVAAFLLSPAASYVTGCVVPVDGGATPAL; translated from the coding sequence ATGGACCTCGGACTGACGGGCCGCTGCTACGTCGTCACCGGCGCCTCCCGCGGCCTCGGCCGCGCGACCGCCGGCGCGCTGTCCGCCGACGGGGCGTACGTCGTCCTCAACGGCCGCTCGGGCGACTCGCTCGCGGCCGCCGTCGCGGACCTCGGCGCGGAGCGGGCGGAGGGCGTCCCCGGCTCGCTCGGGGACCCGGCGCTCGCCGACCGGCTCGTCGCGACGGCGCTGACCCGCTTCGGGCGGCTCGACGGGGCGCTGATATCCGTCGGAGGGCCACCGGCGGGCGGCGTGCTGGACACCACGGACGAGGCGTGGCGGGCGGCGTTCGAGGAGGTGTTCCTCGGCGCCGTACGGCTGGCCCGCACCGTCGCCGCCGCCGTCGGCGAGGGCGGCGCGGTCGGGCTCGTGCTGTCGACGTCGGTACGCGCGCCGCTCGGCGGGCTCGCCATCAGCAACGGCCTCCGTCCCGGCCTCGCGATGGCCGCCAAGACGCTCGCCAACGAGGTCGGGCCGCGCGGCGTGCGCGTGTTCGGCCTGCTGCCGGGGCGGATGGCGACCGACCGGGTGGCCGAGCTCGACGCGCTCTCGGGCGACGCCGACGCCGCGCGGGAGCGCAACTCGGCGGGCATCCCGCTGCGGCGCTACGGGGACCCGGCGGAGTTCGGGAGGGTCGCGGCGTTCCTGCTGTCGCCGGCCGCGTCGTACGTCACCGGCTGCGTCGTCCCCGTCGACGGCGGCGCCACGCCCGCGCTGTGA
- a CDS encoding class I SAM-dependent methyltransferase, with protein MDPVETVRRAYDAIGEDYHRWSHADPTRIAYVTRLAARLPEGSLVLELGCGPGDPATRLLSESHRVVGVELSWGQLEIARVKAPRAALVQADMTRLAVRPGSVDAIASFFALGHLPSAAHAPLLTSFGTWLKPGGVLVTTAPLHAGEGYEDEWLGEPTFFGGIGHDATIAALEAGGLTIESVERLGDEENGVFDWITATKDRG; from the coding sequence GTGGACCCGGTCGAGACGGTGCGCAGGGCGTACGACGCCATCGGCGAGGACTACCACCGCTGGTCGCACGCCGACCCGACCCGGATCGCGTACGTCACCAGGCTGGCCGCGCGGCTCCCCGAGGGGAGCCTCGTGCTGGAGCTCGGCTGCGGGCCCGGCGACCCCGCGACGCGCCTGCTCTCCGAGAGTCATCGCGTCGTCGGCGTCGAGCTGTCCTGGGGCCAGCTCGAGATCGCGCGAGTCAAGGCACCGCGCGCGGCGCTGGTGCAGGCGGACATGACGCGCCTTGCCGTACGCCCCGGCAGCGTCGACGCGATCGCGTCGTTCTTCGCGCTGGGCCACCTGCCGAGCGCCGCGCACGCGCCGTTGCTGACGTCGTTCGGGACGTGGCTGAAGCCAGGCGGCGTCCTCGTGACGACGGCGCCGTTGCACGCCGGTGAGGGCTACGAGGACGAGTGGCTGGGGGAGCCGACGTTCTTCGGCGGCATCGGCCACGACGCGACGATCGCCGCGCTCGAGGCCGGCGGCCTGACGATCGAGAGCGTCGAGCGTCTGGGCGACGAGGAGAACGGCGTCTTCGACTGGATCACGGCTACGAAAGACCGAGGCTGA
- a CDS encoding GNAT family N-acetyltransferase codes for MTLLAGDGFVLRLLTGADVPMLARWRSDPRVSRWVEGPADEEGVRAKYVANPARAHITHAVAERDGEPVGYVQWYPCPPEYLAAAGLTGEEGVWALDVHLAPERHDAGLGSRLVRLVASHLAATVARRVLIDPEAGNARAVRAYEKAGFRVVRPLPSYSVREGVARDNVLMAWEGEP; via the coding sequence ATGACGCTGCTCGCGGGGGACGGCTTCGTGCTCCGCCTGCTCACCGGCGCCGACGTGCCGATGCTCGCGCGGTGGCGTTCCGACCCGCGGGTGTCGCGCTGGGTCGAGGGGCCCGCCGACGAGGAGGGCGTCCGCGCCAAGTACGTCGCCAACCCGGCCCGCGCGCACATCACCCACGCCGTCGCCGAGCGCGACGGCGAGCCCGTCGGCTACGTCCAGTGGTACCCGTGCCCACCCGAGTACCTCGCGGCCGCCGGCCTCACCGGCGAGGAGGGGGTGTGGGCGCTGGACGTCCACCTCGCCCCCGAGCGCCACGACGCCGGCCTCGGCTCGCGGCTCGTACGCCTCGTCGCGAGCCACCTCGCCGCGACGGTCGCGCGGCGTGTGCTCATCGACCCCGAGGCGGGCAATGCCCGGGCGGTGCGCGCGTACGAGAAGGCGGGCTTCCGCGTCGTACGTCCCCTGCCGTCGTACTCCGTCCGCGAGGGCGTCGCGAGGGACAACGTCCTCATGGCGTGGGAGGGGGAGCCGTGA
- a CDS encoding T6SS immunity protein Tdi1 domain-containing protein produces the protein MGFLRRKQQPDVPVKLTRQFPPKDYAAALESWAFLDLEGATPLLTSQFGDVVLAREDGVYLLDVVAGTLTREWDDVDAMADALETPAGQERYLRRSLVTAAYQKGKVPDETQVYDFAKPPVLGGALTADNLAPTDFVVTVNLDGQIHEQVRDLPPGTTIRGFSQD, from the coding sequence ATGGGCTTCCTGCGCAGGAAGCAGCAGCCGGACGTGCCGGTGAAGCTGACGCGGCAGTTCCCGCCCAAGGACTACGCCGCGGCGCTGGAGTCGTGGGCGTTCCTCGACCTCGAAGGCGCGACGCCGTTGCTCACGTCGCAGTTCGGCGACGTGGTGCTCGCCCGCGAGGACGGGGTGTACCTGCTCGACGTCGTCGCCGGCACGCTGACCCGCGAGTGGGACGACGTCGATGCGATGGCCGACGCGCTCGAGACGCCCGCCGGCCAGGAGCGCTACCTTCGCAGGTCGCTGGTCACCGCCGCGTACCAGAAGGGCAAGGTGCCCGACGAGACCCAGGTCTACGACTTCGCGAAGCCGCCGGTGCTCGGCGGTGCGCTGACCGCCGACAACCTCGCGCCGACCGACTTCGTCGTCACCGTCAACCTCGACGGCCAGATCCACGAGCAGGTACGCGACCTGCCGCCGGGCACCACGATCCGGGGCTTCTCGCAGGACTGA
- a CDS encoding AAA family ATPase gives MTTRHLERVELKPRREIDRARWPYTIPAVAQVIDEGLDVPAGVTFLVGENGSGKSTLVEAMAHAYPRRGVENPYVNLLGDRGRPEDSPLGWDLRAVTHGLASPAGFFLRAETMHQVLGEADAAESQRRAWGGERVQERSHGESFLAILRHRFTDPGVYFLDEPEAALSFRSCLGLIALLDTMRREGSQVVCATHSPLLVSLPGATLLEVGEWGLREAAYDDLDLVRSWREFLDAPGRWLRHLVDQD, from the coding sequence GTGACGACTCGGCATCTCGAGCGCGTCGAGCTGAAGCCACGCCGCGAGATCGACCGCGCGCGGTGGCCGTACACGATCCCCGCCGTCGCGCAGGTCATCGACGAAGGGCTGGACGTGCCGGCGGGCGTGACGTTCCTCGTGGGCGAGAACGGGTCCGGCAAGTCGACGCTCGTCGAGGCGATGGCGCACGCGTACCCGCGGCGCGGCGTCGAGAACCCGTACGTCAACCTGCTCGGCGACCGCGGCAGGCCCGAGGACTCGCCGCTCGGCTGGGACCTCCGCGCGGTCACGCACGGGCTCGCGTCGCCGGCGGGGTTCTTCCTGCGCGCGGAGACGATGCACCAGGTCCTCGGGGAGGCGGACGCCGCGGAGTCGCAGAGACGGGCGTGGGGCGGCGAACGCGTGCAGGAGCGTTCGCACGGCGAGTCGTTCCTCGCGATCCTGCGGCACCGCTTCACCGACCCCGGCGTGTACTTCCTCGACGAGCCGGAGGCGGCGCTGTCGTTCCGCTCCTGCCTCGGGCTGATCGCCCTGCTCGACACGATGCGGCGCGAGGGCAGCCAGGTGGTCTGCGCGACGCACTCGCCGCTGCTCGTCTCGCTGCCCGGCGCGACGCTGCTCGAGGTCGGCGAGTGGGGGCTGCGGGAGGCGGCGTACGACGACCTCGACCTCGTGCGGTCGTGGCGGGAGTTCCTCGACGCGCCGGGCCGGTGGCTACGCCACCTGGTCGACCAGGACTAG
- the nhaA gene encoding Na+/H+ antiporter NhaA, translating to MREPRGTSFVDYLRVETVGGGILLAAAALALVVANTPLSDAYDSFRHADLSFGPFHLDLAHWVSEGLLSLFFFVAGLEVKRELVVGELRERRRAALPVVAAVAGMVAPALVYLLVAWGAPGSGRGWAVPVATDIAFALGVLAVARERYPASLRVLLLSLAVVDDLGAILLIALLFASGVSVLPLLGAVAVFAAYAFLQRRRVTSPWLYVPLALLAWAFVHEAGIHATVAAVALGLLTRVRPDPGEEHSPAERLEHRLQPWSAGLVVPLFAFTAAGVTLSGEVLRATLSDRVALAVFAGLVLGKVFGIAGGVAAARGLGVVSMPEGVRTYDTVCLGALGGVGFTVSLLLAELAFSGAQAERAKTAVLAASIFASVLASVLLHVRRETEADGPLPSRAAVQGAGRKADDRR from the coding sequence ATGCGCGAGCCGCGCGGCACGTCGTTCGTCGACTACCTGCGCGTCGAGACCGTCGGCGGCGGCATCCTGCTGGCCGCCGCCGCCCTCGCGCTCGTCGTCGCCAACACGCCCCTGAGCGACGCGTACGACTCGTTCCGCCACGCCGACCTGTCGTTCGGGCCGTTCCACCTCGACCTCGCGCACTGGGTGTCCGAGGGGCTGCTCTCGCTGTTCTTCTTCGTGGCCGGCCTGGAGGTCAAGCGCGAGCTCGTCGTCGGCGAGCTGCGCGAACGCCGCCGCGCCGCCCTGCCCGTCGTCGCCGCCGTCGCCGGCATGGTCGCGCCGGCGCTCGTCTACCTCCTCGTCGCGTGGGGCGCGCCCGGCTCGGGCCGCGGCTGGGCGGTGCCGGTGGCGACGGACATCGCGTTCGCGCTGGGAGTGCTGGCGGTGGCGCGCGAACGGTACCCGGCGTCCTTGCGCGTCCTGCTGCTCTCCCTCGCCGTCGTGGACGACCTCGGCGCGATCCTGCTCATCGCGCTGCTGTTCGCCAGTGGCGTCTCGGTCCTGCCGTTGCTCGGTGCGGTGGCGGTCTTCGCGGCGTACGCCTTCCTCCAGCGCCGCCGCGTCACCTCGCCCTGGCTCTACGTCCCGCTCGCGCTGCTGGCGTGGGCGTTCGTGCACGAGGCGGGCATCCACGCCACCGTCGCGGCGGTCGCGCTCGGCCTGCTGACCCGCGTACGCCCCGATCCCGGCGAGGAGCACTCCCCCGCCGAACGCCTCGAGCACCGGCTCCAGCCCTGGTCCGCGGGGCTGGTCGTGCCGCTGTTCGCGTTCACCGCGGCAGGCGTGACGCTGTCCGGCGAGGTGCTGCGCGCGACGCTGTCCGACCGGGTCGCGCTGGCGGTCTTCGCGGGCCTCGTCCTCGGCAAGGTGTTTGGCATCGCCGGCGGCGTCGCGGCCGCGCGAGGCCTCGGCGTCGTGTCGATGCCGGAGGGCGTGCGGACGTACGACACCGTCTGCCTGGGCGCGCTCGGCGGCGTCGGCTTCACGGTGTCGCTGCTGCTGGCGGAGCTGGCGTTCAGCGGGGCGCAGGCGGAGCGTGCGAAGACGGCGGTGCTGGCGGCGTCGATCTTCGCGAGCGTGCTGGCCAGCGTGCTGCTGCACGTCAGGCGCGAGACCGAGGCAGACGGGCCACTACCGTCGCGAGCGGCAGTCCAGGGTGCGGGTCGCAAGGCGGACGATCGCCGATAG